ATCCCAACGACACCGCCTTCGTCCATGTCCGCGATCCCTGGATCATGCTGCGTCGCCCTGCGCGACCCAATGGCGCGGCCATCTTGATGATCCCCGGCGGCGGCTATCAGCGCGTCGCGGTCAGCAAGGCGGGCGGCGCCATCGACGCGCGTCTGGCAGAGATGGGCTACACCGTCTTCGTCATGGATTACCGCCTGCCCGGCGACGGCTGGGCCGCCGGTCCCGCCGTCGCCCTTCAGGACGCCCAGCGCGCCATCCGCATCGTCCGCTCGCGCGCGGCGGAACTGGGCTTCGATCCCAACCGCGTCGCCGTCGCGGGCTTTTCGGCCGGCGGCCATGTGGCGGGGATGCTGACCACGCGGTTCGACAGGGACGCCTATGCACCCGTCGACGCCATCGACCGCCTGTCGGCCCGACCCGACTTCGCCGGACTGATGTTCCCGGTCGTCACCCTGACCCCGCCCTACGCCCACGGCCCATCGGCCCGCGCGCTGGTGGGCCGCGATCCGACCGAGGCCGCCCGCGACGCCTGGTCCATCGAACGCCATGTCCCCGCCGACGGCCCGCCCGTCTTCATCGCCTCGGCCGCCGACGACCGTGTCGTCCCGGTCGAGAACAGCCTGATGCTGTGGCAGGCGCTGCGGGCGCAGAATGTCGCCACCGAACTGCACGTCTTCGAAAAAGGCGGCCACGGCCTGACCGACCCCGGCCAATCGGGCCCGCCCGCCTGGGAAAGCCTGTTCGACGCCTTCCTGCAACGCGACCGCCCGACCTAAGGCGCGCTGCCGGCGTCGCCGCAAAGGGCTGATCGGAAATCCGCCATTCGGTGGATTTTCACATGACGGCACCGGCTTGACGACGGGTCCTCGGAACCTGACAGCAACCGATCAGTAGCCTTCGTGAGTGGCTTGACGATCGCGCGCCGCGCCTCCAACCACGACAGGAGGGCTTTCGACGCCGTCGCCTGTTGTCTTCCAAAAATAGAGCGCCGAAGCGCCGAAACAGACGACGCCCGCCGCCGATGTCAGCAAGGCCGCGCCCTGGAAAAAGGGGACCCAGTCCAGGTTCGGCGTCGCCAGGCTGCGGTACAGCAACAGGCCCAGACTGCCGACATAGCCCGAGGCGTCGGCGACATAGATCAGGAACCCGGCATTGGCGACCTGGCCTGTCGTAGCGATCAGCCGGTCGAACAGGACGGCGTTGAACGGGGTATAGACGATATAGACCCCCGCCCCGGTGCACAGAACCCAGACGAAGGGCGACATCCCGCCGGCCATGAAGGCCAGGGTCGACAGTCCAAGCAACAAGGCTCCTCCCGCCATCACCAGGTGGATGAGCATCAGGGCCTGATGATTTCGCTTCACCCAGACCAAGCCCGCCATGGCCGCCAGCGACAAGACCGCGACCGGCACTTCACTGGTCACAAAGACCGCCGCCTGATCGCCATAGCCCAGGGCCTCCCAGATTTCGGCGGCGAAGTTGTCGCGGAAGTCGCGGAAGGCGCTGAACAATATATAGGCGACGACCAGCATGATCAGACCCGGCCAATAGGTCGCGAGGAAACGGCGGCGCTGCTGACGATCCATTGGAACCCGGCGGGTGCGCTGGCGCTCGTCTTCGGCGTCCGGCGCCGGGATTTGCGACAGGCCCAGCACGGCTATCAGCAACAGGGGCGCGAACAGGCCGCCGACCGCCGCAGGCATCCAGAACTCATTGACCCCGGCCTGCAGCAGCAGTTTGCCCGCCGCCTTTACCACCCCGGACGACACGATGAAGCTGGCGCACAGGATGGCTCCAAGCACGTCGGACACCCGACGCCCTTCCATATAGCTGAACACCAGACCCCAGATCAGGCCCAGAGGCAGGCCGTTCAGAAACAGGGCGGCGATATTCCACGGGCGCGGAACGACGGCGAACAAGACCAGCGCCAGCCAGGACGTGGCGATCAGTCCCAGAATCAAAGCCGCGCGGCGTCCGCGCCCGACCTCGGCGATCAGCTTGACCCCGATCCATTTCGACAGGGCGTAACCGACCGCCTGGGCGATCACCAGCACCACCTTGTAGTCGATCTGTCCCGCCCAGTCGGGCAGGTCCGCAAAGGTCGCTGCCGTGAACGGCTTGCGGAAGGCGTACATCGAGAAATAGGCGGTGAACCCCGCCAGCCCCGCATAGAGGACGAAGGCGGTCGGGCGTAGCCGAGACAGGCGGTCGCTGAAGGTCATGCGGGACACGGTTATGAGGAGGATCGTCCAGCCCTAGACGGGGGCCGCGCCGCTTCCGCGACGGTTTTGCGAGGGAGTTGTTACAGCGTATTCCAGACCCGACCGGCGAACTCGCGCCGCGCCCCGTCCCATTCGACCGCCAGATCGAAGCGGCCGTTTGCGTCATATTCAGCGACCGGCAGGCGCGCCTCGCCCGCGACCGCCGCACTACGCGTTCCCGCCGCCGTCGTCAGCCTGGCGGTCCCCGTCCCGGTCAGGATCAGGGTCGCCGTCCCCTGCCCTTCCTCCAACCGCGCGCTCAGGGCGTCGCCGGAGCCGAGGATGCGACGATGGAAGCCGTCCGGCCCCATGACCTGCAGGTCGCAGTCGGCCCCGTCCCACACGTCCTCCAGCCTCTGGCCGCCCTCCACCGTATAGCGGCGCGGACCCGCTTCCAGAGCCTTGCGATCATAGACGTGGAACACCGCCCCGCGCCGTCCGGCGTTGACGAAGACCAGTCGGATCCGGCCGCCGGTCACGATGCTCTCCTCGCAGGCCAGGCGGTAGGGAGACGGACAGGCGGGGCGGTCGCCCGGCGCCTGGCTCGGCAATGACGACGTCTCTGGCGTCGGCGGGGTGGTGCGCCCCTTTAGCGCCGCCGCCCGTTCAGCCTGCGCCCGAACCGACGGCAGGCGCACGGGAACCGCGTCGCCGCCGCTGAAGTCGAAGCACGAAGTCAGGTCGCCGCAAACGGCCCGTCGCCACGGCGAGATGTTCGGCTCCATTACCCCGAACCGCGTCTCCAGGAATCGGATCACCGACGTATGGTCGAACACCTCCGAATTGACCCGCCCGCCCCGGCTCCAGGGCGAGATCGCATACAGGGGCACGCGCGGCCCCAGTCCGTAGGGCCGGCCGCGATACTCGGCCTTGTCCAGTCGCTCGTCGCCGATGCTCGGAGCCAAGTGGTATTCGCCGGCCAGATCCACGGTCGAGCCGCCCTTCAGCCCGCCTTGGGCATCGCGCGACGGCGGCGCGGGCGGCGGGACATGGTCGAAGAAGCCGTCGTTCTCGTCGAAGTTGATCAGCAGCACAGTCTTCGCCCAGACATCGGGATCGGCGGTCAGGGCGTCGATGACCTGGGCGGTATAGGCCGCGCCCTGGGCCGGGCTGGACGGGCCGGGATGTTCCGAGCCCGCCGCCGTGGCGATGACATAGGAGACCTGCGGCAGGCGTCCGGTCAGGACGTCGGCCTTCAACCCGTCCAGCGCCCGCGTCGTCAGCGCCCGCTCGACCAGGGCCGGATCGGATCCGGGCGCCCCTGAGACGGCCTTCTGGAAAGCTTCGAAACCGACCAGGGGATTGTCGGTGAAATTGTCGGCCATGTCCTGATAGATGCGCCAGTCGATACCCGCCGCCTGCAGCCGCTCCACATAGGTGGTCCAGCGATAGGGCGCCTCGTGCCCGCCATCGCGCGGCAGGTTGTCGTGGGAGTTGCCGATGCAGGGTCCGCCCCGCTCGGCCGCTCCGTCATTGGTCCCGGACCACAGCATGACCCGGTTCGGATTGGTCCCGGTCTGCAGCGAACAGAAATAGGCGTCGCACAGGGTGAAGGCGTCGGCCATGGCGTACTGAAACGGCATGTCGGCCCGTTCGAAATAACCCATCGAATGGGCCTTTTTGGCCTCGGGCCAGGCGCCCATCCGCCCCTCGTCCCAGGCCGCCTGGGCGTCGGGCCAGCTGTGCGGGGTGCCCTCGACCCGCATATGGGCGAAGGTCTGACGGGTGTTCAACGGGAAGGGCGCCAGCCAGGCGGGCCCCTCGCCGCGTCCGTCGTGCTGCAACAGCACATCCCGCGTCCGACCATTGATCGTCGGCGCCGGCGCCGGGTGCGGATCGGAGAAGCCGCGCACCCCGTTCATCGTGCCGAAGTAGTGATCGAACGATCGGTTCTCCTGCATCAGGATGACGACGTGCTCCACATCCTCGATCGTTCCTGTGCGGACGTGCGGCGCGATGCTCAACGCCCGCGCCAGAGAGGGAAAGGCCGTGGCCACGGTCAGGCCGGCCAGCAGGCCGCGGCGGTCGATCTGGATCATGCAGGCGTCTCCGGTCTCATGTCTCTGAACAGCCATGCCCGACCGCCCCGGGGGATACGGGACGATCGGGACCGGGCCGATGTGACGACGGCGAATGTGGGGCAGGTTCGCCGTCGTCAGGCGGACTCTTTAGAAGTCGGCTGTGACAGCAAACACCACGGTGCGCGGCGCGCCGGCATAGACGCCGCCTCCGGTGACGCCGTTGACAAAGGTGATGTCGGTCAGGTTGTTCACCGTCACCGAGGCCTCGAAGCCCTTCAGGGCCGGAGAGACCGCACCCAACGAGGCGCCGAAGCTGGCGTTGACCAGGGTGTAGGCCGGCGCCGTCTGGTTGCCGGCGAAGTCGATGAACCGGTCGCCGACCCGCTTGGCCGACAGGCCCGCGCGCCAGTAGCCGCCGTCGTAATCGACCGAGGCCACATACATGGTCTTGGGCGAACCGAAGACCTGGCCGCCGTCCTTGATGCCGGCCGCAGCATCCAGCGCGTCGCTGCCCGTCGTCGAATAGGTGGCGTCGTTGTAGGTGTAGGAGCCCGAGACCTTCCAGCCGTTATCAAAGTCATAGGCGACCAGACCTTCGACGCCCCGGCTCTTGATGCCGCCCAGGTTGACATAGGTGCCGTCACGTTCGTCCAGATAGCCGCCGTCGCCGCCGCCCACGCCGTTCGGAACGAAGGTGATGCGGTCGTCGAACTTGATGTCATAGACGGTCAGCGAGCCCTGCAGTTGCCCGCGACGGATCCGGGCGCCGACCTCGATGTTGCGGGCGGTTTCCGGCTTGAGCGCGGCCGTCTCGACCGGGTTGCTGCTCAGGCGGCCGACGCTGATGGCGTTGAAGTTGCGCGACCAGCCGGTGAACAGTTCGACGCCGTTGTCGAGATTCCACGAGGCGCCGAAGCTCCATTGCGGTTCAGAATCGGCGTTCAGCTTGGTGACGGTCTGATCGCCGATCGGCTGGGCCCGCTCATAGTCGATGAAGAACTGCTTCACCCCGGCGCGGACGGCGAAGGGGCCGTATCGCAGCACGTCCTCGACATAATACATCACCTCGTCGGTGGTGTTCTGGGTGGCGTACTGCACCCAGTAGGGATCGCCCTCATAGGCATCGCCCAGCAGCGGATTGAGGATGCGGTGCCAGTCGCGGGTGGAATCGGCGCTGTAGTGTTCCAGCCACAGACCCGCGCGCAGCGTGTTGTTGAAATCGCCGAATTCGCGGTCCCAGGCGGCGTCGGCGGTCATGCCGTAGCGCTTGTTGCGATAGTGGGTGTGGCGATACGAGCTGACCGGGGTGACGGCCCCGTCGTAGCAGGCGGGATCCGCCGCGGCCCGCATGCCCAGACGACCGACGCAGCCCGAGCGCGGCGTAACATAACGGCCCTGGGCGTCGACATAATAGATGAAGTTGGTCGACGAGCCGTTGCGGTCCTCAGTCAGGGACGATCCGCCGTAGAAGACCTTGCCGGGAGTGAGTTCCGATTCCGGCGCGCCAGCGCCGTCGGCGACCAGGTTGATGATATAGGGCGGGGCGAAGTCGCCCTGGCCGCGCATTGAATGATAATAGCCCGTAGCCTGGACCTTGACCTCGCCAAATCGGCGCTCGCCGCGCAGATAGGTGAAGATGTTCTCGCGGTGTGCGCGTGAAACGTCCCGGGCTCTCTGATCGAAGTACGGAATGCCGGTCCAGCCCGGCAGCAGCGGGTCGCGGCGGGGGTTGTTGTTGAAGGAGGCCAGAGACTGGGAATCGTATTCCGCCTCGTTGACCTTGTCCCATGACAGGAAGCCTGTCAGGTCGAAGCCGCCCTGTTTGGACACGACCTTGGCCGTGGCGTGGTCGCGGGTGGTCGGGGTGGCGTCATCGACCCAGTCGTTGTGGCGCGACGAGGAAGCGCTGACAAAGGCGAAGGTGTCGGGCAGGAACTCGCCCGTGTCGAACCGGCCGTAGAAGCGTTTGGCGCTCTGGTCGCCTATGGCCGCGCTCAGGCGGATGCGCTGGTCCTTCAGCGGATCGCTGGACAGGAAGTTCAGCGTGCCGCCCAGGGCCTCGTTCGAGCGCGAGCCGATGTCGGCCGTGCCCTGGCTGACCTCGACCGTGCCCAGGTCTTCCATGTCGAAATAACGGTTGGCGCGCGAACCGCCGCCGTAGCTCGAGCCGCCGTTCGGCAGGCCGTCGATGGTCGTGCCGATCTGCTGGGCGCCCATGCCCGAATTGAAGCCGCGCATGGTGATGGCGGTGTGGAAGTCGGCCGAACCGAAGAAGTCCGCCTCGGTCACGTGAACGCCAGGCAGTTCGTTGACCACCTCGTTGACGCTGGCCATCGGGGCCTGGCGGTGGATCATCTCTTGCGACACCGCGACCGCAGCATAGGTCTTGGCCTGGCCGGTGACGACGATTTCGCCGACCTCGGTCGCCGTATTGGTCTGCTGGGTCTCGCTCTGCGCCCAGGCCGCGTTCGCCGCGAGGGCCATCACGCCTGCAGCCGCCCCCGTCATCCAGATCTTCATGACACCCTCCAAGATCAAGCGGGCTCGCCCCCGTCGGGCTGGCATCCACTGGTCAAAGGGCGATATCCCCCAGCAACGCAACAGAACCACAACACTTCCACTTCAAAACCACAAAATATGTGAGATTTTGACCAGCTTGCCGATTTTACACACACCAGGATCCGAACTGATGCATTTTCGAGACGAAATTCGGCGTCAGTCGCGTCTCATGTGGCGTCAGCCACAAAAATCGGTCATCAAAAGCAAGGAAGATCACATCTTTCTGACCGACCGGTTGGCGGAGGCGTCAGAATCGACCACGGGTGGAGCGCGCGGGATGAAATACAGTCGCCAGGACAAGATACTGAAGGCGCTGGGGGCGGCCAAGACCTGTTCCATCTCGGACCTGGCTCAGACCCTGGATGTGTCGGAAGAGACGATCCGTCGCGACGTCCGCGCTCTGGAAGAGGCTGGCAAGGTGCACAAGCTGCACGGCGCGGTCCGCCTGCCCGACAATGTGTTCGAATCCCCCTTTGACGCCCGGGTCAACGAGCGGACCGAGGCCAAACAGGCCATCGCCGCCGCCGCCGCGCTCCTGGTGCCCGAACACGCCTCCATCTTCATCGACAGCGGCAGCACCTCGCTTCACGTCGCCCAGGCCCTGCGTGGCCATCGCCAGTTGTCGGTGGTGACAAACGCCCTGGACGTGGCCCGGGTCCTGGCTTCGATCAACAACAACCGGGTCTTCTTCACCGGCGGCGAGATCGACCAGGATTACCGCGCCGCCTTCGACGCCCAGGCCCACGACTTCGTCGGCCGCTTCTCGCCGGATCTGGCCATACTGTCGATCGGCGCGCTGGACCTCGAACACGGCATGATGGACTTCCATCTGGGCGAGGCCTCGATCAAGCAGAAGGTCATCCGCTCGACCCGCAAGATCATGGTCGTCGCCGACGAGAGCAAGTTCGGCCGTCGCGGCCTGATCCACACCTGCCGCTATGACGCCGTCGACATCCTGGTCACCGACATCGCCCCGCCGGACGAGTTCGCGGCCGCCCTGATGCAGTCTCACGTCGTCGTCGCCGGTTGAGGCCGGAAGCTGCAACTGACAGCGCCCCTAGGCTCAGGGCTCATAGCCAGAAGAGCACGTTAGCGGCGACGGCAATGGCGGACAGGAAGACGGTCGGACAGCGATCATAGCTCGTGGCGACGCGCCGCCAGTCTTTGAGCCTGCCGAACATGATTTGGCTACGCCGACCTTCGGTTCGATGCGATTGCGTCGTTTGTATCGGCGCTTGTCGTAACGGATGGGCTCGGTCAGGGATTTGCGGTCAGGGATGCATGGGTTGATCTCCCTGGCCTACAAGGCGGCGGCGCCGTTGTAGTCGCTGACCCGCTATCATTAACAGACTGATGGGCCTTACGTTCCCATCGGTTACCGCGGGCAGCTTGGTGTTCATGCCGCCCTCGGTGCGCCCGATCAGCCGCCCAAGCCCCCTTTTTTTACCGGCAAGCTCGAAGCCGTGCTGTGCCCCGTCAGATGGGTCACATCTGACGTGACCCCCTGAAACTCCTCCAAGAATAGCTAGAGTCCGCCCAACGAAGGACGGACAGAATGAAGCGATCAAGGTTCACGGAAGAGCAGATCATCGGGATTCTGCGGGAGCAGGAAGCCGGTGTGACGACGGCGGAGGTGTGTCGGCGTCACGGGGTCAGTTCGGCGACCTTTTACAAATGGAAGGCCAAGTTCGGCGGGCTCGATGTGTCGGAGGCTCGGCGGCTGAAGGCGCTCGAAGATGAGAACGTCCGGCTGAAGCGGATGCTGGCGGACGCGATGCTGGACAACGTGGCGCTGAAGGACCTGCTGGGAAAAAAGTGGTGACGCCCGCCGGCTATCGCGAGGCGGCTGGTCATCTGCAGGTTGCCTACGAGATGAGCGAGCGGCGGGCGTGCCGTGTGCTGGGTGTTGATCGGACGAGCGTGCGCTATCAGGCGACGCGCCCGGACGACGGCGCCCTGCGCGACCGGCTGAAGGCCTTGGCCCAGGAACGTCGACGGTTCGGCTATCGCCGCCTTCACGTCCTGCTGCGGCGCGAGGGTCAAGGCGCAGCTACGGTCATGTGTTCGGCCTGTTGATGCAGGGGCTTGCGTGCTGGCCCTGATGTCGTCCGTTGACCGGGTATCCCATCTCCACTGAGCGCTTTGATGCGTCGACAATTTCCGGAGTGTCCTGGTCGTCGGTTCCGATCCGGATCTTATCGTATCATCTCATTGTCCTGGCCAAGGTCGTTTCGTCGCTGGCTTCAGGGCAGGGTGGATTCAGTTCGGAACATCTCCCCCCTTCGCATGATCGCCCAGCCGTCCGATTCGGCCCTCTCACTGGATTTACGTCCGACGCCCGTCATGGTCGGAGGAGCGCCCGTCATCCAGTTGACGCTGACGCCAAGCGCGGCGCGCGGGCTGCACTATGCAGATGCCACCGAGGATCTTCGCTTGAGCTATGTTAAACGCCTGCGGGGACTGCCCTGCGAGGGTTATGTGGTGATGACACGCTTGACGAGTCCGGACCACTACGAAGCGACCTACCTGCGGCTCCTGGGCGCCGTTATCCGCCGCCGGCTAATGGCGGCCGAGAGTCGCTTCGCGCCTTTTAACCGTGGCCAGCAGTTGCACCGGGGAAACCGTCCGTTCGAACCGTCGCTCCCCGAGGTTAACCGACGTCGGTTTGGCGTCCAACCGCTCGTGAACGCGCCGCATCAGGGACGGAAGATCGGGGATCGCTGCCCGCGACGGTGGGCCTCGCCAAACAGTCGATCAACACGCTGGAGGAAGGCGTCTAGCTTATCTCCGGACGAAACCTCCAGCCCCATCTTATCTTCCCACCCGGATTTCGCGTCCTGCGCGGCCATGCCGAGGCCGCTTGGGCGGCCGCGACCCAAGCGGCCTCAACCGGGTCAGAGAAAGGGCATCCTGCGGACGTCGCGACTTAAGTCGTCAGTTCCGAACCAGTTATGGCCTACCGGCTAAACGCAACCAGTAGACACCGGCCTGACGCCAAAACCCAATTGCCCAGCCATCAGCGCCGCAGATAGAACTCAACAGGGACCACAAGCTCGATCCTCTCTCCGGCGATATCGGCGGGCGGGCGCGGCAGAGGCTGGGCGCGTCGGGGCAGTTCAAGAGCCTCTCGGTCGAGGGCGGAGATGCCGGAACTGCGTTCCAGCCGGGCCTCCAGCACCCTTCCCTGTCGATCCATCGCAATACGGATATAGGGCACGCCCTGCTGGCGTCGGATCTCGGCGGCGGCTGGATAGCGTTTGACCTTGTCCAGACTGGCGAGGACCTGGCCGCGCCAATCCGCTGTTCCAGCCGAGCTCGATGCAGCCGGGGGTGTCGGGCGAGACGCGGGGGCGCTGGTCTGAGGAGCGGGAACGGCGGCCGGACGCCGCGTCGGCTCGGGCCGAGGCTCGGGCAGGGCCACTTCGGGTTGGATCGCCGGGGCGACCGGGGGCGCTGGGGTGTCAGGCGTTACCGGACGCGCTGCCTCGGCCCTGACCTGACGCGGACCGGGCGGCTGTTCGGACGGCGGCAACGGCGGGGCGGCCGACGGGGCCATGTCGATCAGGATCGCTGGTTCGGGCGGCGGTGTCGGCAGGATCGGCCCCAACCACCAGGCGACGACCAGCAAAGGCGTAGCGTGCGCGACCAGAACGGCGGCGAGCGCGCCCAACCAGCGTCTGGCGTCATCCCGCTTGTCATCCAGCGTCACGACGCCGTTTCCCCCTCCAGACCGACCAGAGCCACCTTCAGATAGCCGGCGTCGCGCAGCCGGTTCAGGGTCTGCATCAGAGTGTCGTAATCGACGGTCTTGTCTGCGCGGAGGAACAGTCTCTGATCGCGATCTCCGCCCGTCCGGGCATCGAGACCCGCCGCCAGTTGCGCCGACGGCATGAGTTCGTTTTCCACGGCCACGGCGCCGTCCGCCCGGACGGTTACGAACACGGGCTTGTCCGGCCGGGGTGTCGGCGCAGCCGTCGAGGCGGGCAGATCAACCTTCACATCCACCGTGGCTAGAGGTGCGGCGACCATGAAGATGATCAGCAGCACCAGCATCACATCGATGAAGGGGGTGACGTTGATCTCATGCGACTCCGCCAGATCTTCCTCGTCGCCATGCGAGAGTTTGAAGCCCATGGTTCAGCCCCGTACGCCGCGCGACAGGTCCCGGGAAACAAGCCGGAGCACAGCGGCCGAGGTATCGCCCACCAGGGCCCGATAGGCGGCGGTTCGGCGGGCGAAATGATTGTAGATCACCACCGCGGGAATGGCCGCGACAAGACCGACAGCCGTCGCCAGAAGCGCCTCGGCGATGCCGGGAGCCACCACGGCCAGGTTGGTGGTCTGGGCTGCGGCGATGCCGATAAAGCTGTTCATGATTCCCCAGACGGTGCCAAACAGCCCCACGAACGGCGCCGTCGCCCCGATGGTGGCCAGAACGCCCGTGCCCCGGATCATTCGTCGACCAAGAGCCGCCTCTATGCGGTTGAAGCGCGAGGCGATCCGTTCCTTGACACCCTCTGCATCCGACAGGGCGTCGGAAGATAGCTCCAGTTCGGCCAGGGCGGCGCGGATCAGGGGCGAGGCCGCCGCCTCATCGTCGCTTGCCGCGTCCGCCAGGGTGCGCGCCGCGTCGACGGCCTCGAACACCCGCTTCTGGGCGGCGGTGCGGCTGCGCAGTTCCAGCGACTTGGCCAACAGCACGGTCCAGGTTGCGATCGACGCCAACATCAGGCCGACGATCACGGCCTTCACCACCATGTCGGCAGCCAGGAACATGCCCCACGGCGACAGGTCATGAGGCGGCAGCAGAGCGGACGCTTCTCCAGCCCGGGCAGGAGCAGCCAGCAGAAGCGGCGGCGTGAAGGCGGCTAGGACGCGAAGCACGCGGAAATGGAATGAGGAGATCATGCAGGATTCTCGGGTGGCGGGGGCGCGGGCGGAACGGGACGTGAGACGATGAAGGCGGCGCAGGCGACCAGCAGGACGCCGACCAGAACACCCAGCCAGAACGGAGGGTGGACGGTCAGTTCGAAGATCAGGAAACCGGCCGCCATCCCGCCCACCGCCATGACCTTGGCCCTGCGCGGGACGGCACGGTGAGTTCGCCAGGCCCGCAGACTTGGGCCGAAGCGCGGGTGCTCCAGCAACCAGGCCTCCAGACGCGTCGAGGACCGGGCGAAACAGCCGGCGGCCAGGATCAGAAAGATGGTCGTCGGCATCAAGGGCAACAGGGCCCCGACGAGACCAAGCCCTGTGAAGACCAAGCCGAGCAGGAGCCAGGGCCATCGCCCAAGCCCTTTCGATGCAGGACCCGTCGGCGGCGTCAGGAGAAGACATCCTTCACCAGACCATGGACCCGTTCGAAGGCGGCGTTGGCGCCGGCGATCATCCTGCCCTCTTCTTCGGGCGTCAGATCCAGGCCGTCGAGCGCGCCGGTGAACTGCCGCCAGTGATTGGCCCGGCCGTCCGGATGTCCGGCCAGGTGGCGGGCGCCGAGGCTGTCCGACAGACCCAGTTTCAGCGCCATCTTGAACAGGAAGGCGGCGCCCAGATTGGAGCCTTCGGCGACATAGAGCCAGCCGAGGGCAGTCGGCAGATCGGTCTGGTTCGACAGACGAGGCGCTTCGTCAGAGGCGGGAATCGTCAGGCCCAGGTCCATCATATCCTGCTCGATCTGGGCCAGTCGACGCCGCTCCGCCAGATCGGGAATAAGCGCCGTCAACCGCTCGTCGTCATACAGGGCGTCGATGTCGCGATGAAACGGCTGCTGCACGGCCAGGAACAGGCCGTACCGCTCCCGGTTTTCGAAAGGCCTGCCCGCCATGATCGCCTTGTCCAGGCGATCATGGGTGTTGTGGGTCGCCGTCTTCAGGGTGCGGGAACGGGTCAGGGTCGCGGCGTCAGTCATGGTCATTGCCCTAGAAGCGATAGGTCAGTCCGAAGCGAAGCGTATGGGTGCTGGCGTCGTTTCTCGCCCGGCGCCCGACAATCTTGTCTGACGTCCCGGGCTCCGTGATATAGACAAAGTAGTCCCCGGTCTCCGGATTGATGTCGATCTCACCGGTCACAGGATTATAGTAGAAGTCGGAGCCCACCTGATAGGCTTTACCAATACCGGCCCTAGCGTCTTCGAAGACAAAGTCCTTTTCACCGAAATCCGTATAGAGATATTCACCACGCAGGGACCAGCGATTGCTCAGTGCGAATTCTAGGCCGCCGCCCAA
Above is a genomic segment from Candidatus Brevundimonas colombiensis containing:
- a CDS encoding TonB-dependent receptor — its product is MKIWMTGAAAGVMALAANAAWAQSETQQTNTATEVGEIVVTGQAKTYAAVAVSQEMIHRQAPMASVNEVVNELPGVHVTEADFFGSADFHTAITMRGFNSGMGAQQIGTTIDGLPNGGSSYGGGSRANRYFDMEDLGTVEVSQGTADIGSRSNEALGGTLNFLSSDPLKDQRIRLSAAIGDQSAKRFYGRFDTGEFLPDTFAFVSASSSRHNDWVDDATPTTRDHATAKVVSKQGGFDLTGFLSWDKVNEAEYDSQSLASFNNNPRRDPLLPGWTGIPYFDQRARDVSRAHRENIFTYLRGERRFGEVKVQATGYYHSMRGQGDFAPPYIINLVADGAGAPESELTPGKVFYGGSSLTEDRNGSSTNFIYYVDAQGRYVTPRSGCVGRLGMRAAADPACYDGAVTPVSSYRHTHYRNKRYGMTADAAWDREFGDFNNTLRAGLWLEHYSADSTRDWHRILNPLLGDAYEGDPYWVQYATQNTTDEVMYYVEDVLRYGPFAVRAGVKQFFIDYERAQPIGDQTVTKLNADSEPQWSFGASWNLDNGVELFTGWSRNFNAISVGRLSSNPVETAALKPETARNIEVGARIRRGQLQGSLTVYDIKFDDRITFVPNGVGGGDGGYLDERDGTYVNLGGIKSRGVEGLVAYDFDNGWKVSGSYTYNDATYSTTGSDALDAAAGIKDGGQVFGSPKTMYVASVDYDGGYWRAGLSAKRVGDRFIDFAGNQTAPAYTLVNASFGASLGAVSPALKGFEASVTVNNLTDITFVNGVTGGGVYAGAPRTVVFAVTADF
- a CDS encoding energy transducer TonB; protein product: MTLDDKRDDARRWLGALAAVLVAHATPLLVVAWWLGPILPTPPPEPAILIDMAPSAAPPLPPSEQPPGPRQVRAEAARPVTPDTPAPPVAPAIQPEVALPEPRPEPTRRPAAVPAPQTSAPASRPTPPAASSSAGTADWRGQVLASLDKVKRYPAAAEIRRQQGVPYIRIAMDRQGRVLEARLERSSGISALDREALELPRRAQPLPRPPADIAGERIELVVPVEFYLRR
- a CDS encoding DeoR/GlpR family DNA-binding transcription regulator; this encodes MKYSRQDKILKALGAAKTCSISDLAQTLDVSEETIRRDVRALEEAGKVHKLHGAVRLPDNVFESPFDARVNERTEAKQAIAAAAALLVPEHASIFIDSGSTSLHVAQALRGHRQLSVVTNALDVARVLASINNNRVFFTGGEIDQDYRAAFDAQAHDFVGRFSPDLAILSIGALDLEHGMMDFHLGEASIKQKVIRSTRKIMVVADESKFGRRGLIHTCRYDAVDILVTDIAPPDEFAAALMQSHVVVAG
- a CDS encoding DUF5690 family protein, with the translated sequence MTFSDRLSRLRPTAFVLYAGLAGFTAYFSMYAFRKPFTAATFADLPDWAGQIDYKVVLVIAQAVGYALSKWIGVKLIAEVGRGRRAALILGLIATSWLALVLFAVVPRPWNIAALFLNGLPLGLIWGLVFSYMEGRRVSDVLGAILCASFIVSSGVVKAAGKLLLQAGVNEFWMPAAVGGLFAPLLLIAVLGLSQIPAPDAEDERQRTRRVPMDRQQRRRFLATYWPGLIMLVVAYILFSAFRDFRDNFAAEIWEALGYGDQAAVFVTSEVPVAVLSLAAMAGLVWVKRNHQALMLIHLVMAGGALLLGLSTLAFMAGGMSPFVWVLCTGAGVYIVYTPFNAVLFDRLIATTGQVANAGFLIYVADASGYVGSLGLLLYRSLATPNLDWVPFFQGAALLTSAAGVVCFGASALYFWKTTGDGVESPPVVVGGAARDRQATHEGY
- a CDS encoding alpha/beta hydrolase, whose product is MTAPRLPRRVLLALGAGAVIAPAVARAQTMSSATPAASAPLEVRPLWPGAAPGGEAVTVQEQVVLRNPNGDPNDTAFVHVRDPWIMLRRPARPNGAAILMIPGGGYQRVAVSKAGGAIDARLAEMGYTVFVMDYRLPGDGWAAGPAVALQDAQRAIRIVRSRAAELGFDPNRVAVAGFSAGGHVAGMLTTRFDRDAYAPVDAIDRLSARPDFAGLMFPVVTLTPPYAHGPSARALVGRDPTEAARDAWSIERHVPADGPPVFIASAADDRVVPVENSLMLWQALRAQNVATELHVFEKGGHGLTDPGQSGPPAWESLFDAFLQRDRPT
- a CDS encoding phospholipase C, phosphocholine-specific — its product is MIQIDRRGLLAGLTVATAFPSLARALSIAPHVRTGTIEDVEHVVILMQENRSFDHYFGTMNGVRGFSDPHPAPAPTINGRTRDVLLQHDGRGEGPAWLAPFPLNTRQTFAHMRVEGTPHSWPDAQAAWDEGRMGAWPEAKKAHSMGYFERADMPFQYAMADAFTLCDAYFCSLQTGTNPNRVMLWSGTNDGAAERGGPCIGNSHDNLPRDGGHEAPYRWTTYVERLQAAGIDWRIYQDMADNFTDNPLVGFEAFQKAVSGAPGSDPALVERALTTRALDGLKADVLTGRLPQVSYVIATAAGSEHPGPSSPAQGAAYTAQVIDALTADPDVWAKTVLLINFDENDGFFDHVPPPAPPSRDAQGGLKGGSTVDLAGEYHLAPSIGDERLDKAEYRGRPYGLGPRVPLYAISPWSRGGRVNSEVFDHTSVIRFLETRFGVMEPNISPWRRAVCGDLTSCFDFSGGDAVPVRLPSVRAQAERAAALKGRTTPPTPETSSLPSQAPGDRPACPSPYRLACEESIVTGGRIRLVFVNAGRRGAVFHVYDRKALEAGPRRYTVEGGQRLEDVWDGADCDLQVMGPDGFHRRILGSGDALSARLEEGQGTATLILTGTGTARLTTAAGTRSAAVAGEARLPVAEYDANGRFDLAVEWDGARREFAGRVWNTL